In Paraburkholderia sprentiae WSM5005, a genomic segment contains:
- a CDS encoding XylR family transcriptional regulator has product MTRPQAPQTTHRIALLFNANKVYDREIITGIGNYLLSTRVAWDLFLEEDFRCRLAGIQRFDGDGIIADFDDPAVNEALRDCPLPVVAVGSSYEDPTQYPSDLPYIATDNSKLVSLAYTHLIGAGLGNFALYSLPQAQENRWAQQRELAFAHLRSADGRSAAQIDSEIYRGLSTSAPSWNQAIEQLTAWLRQLPKPVGIIAVTDARARHLLQACLIAGIPVPEEVAIIGIDNDPLTRTLTRIPLSSVIQGTEEMGRTAAHILHQMLHGARFPGRRILVPPVGINVLESTRHQPLASPYVMRARHFIRQYACQGIRTEQVADYVGVSRSSLEEYFRRERQCTVHQEILRHKLDVAKSLLAKRDASSAEVAIRCGFTSLQYMYAVFRRELGCTPREYQERTGPKTKAAG; this is encoded by the coding sequence GCATCGGCAATTACCTGCTGTCGACCCGCGTCGCATGGGATCTCTTCCTCGAAGAAGACTTTCGCTGCCGGCTCGCGGGTATCCAGCGCTTCGACGGCGACGGCATCATCGCGGACTTCGACGACCCCGCCGTCAACGAGGCCCTGCGCGACTGTCCGCTACCGGTGGTCGCCGTCGGTTCGTCGTACGAGGATCCGACGCAGTACCCCTCGGATTTACCCTATATCGCGACCGATAACAGCAAGCTCGTGTCGCTCGCGTACACGCATCTGATCGGCGCAGGCCTCGGAAACTTCGCGCTGTACAGCCTGCCGCAGGCGCAGGAAAACCGTTGGGCGCAACAGCGCGAGCTTGCATTCGCGCATCTGCGCAGCGCGGACGGACGCAGCGCGGCGCAGATCGACAGCGAGATCTATCGCGGTCTGTCGACGAGCGCGCCGTCCTGGAACCAGGCCATCGAACAGCTCACCGCGTGGCTTCGGCAATTGCCGAAGCCGGTCGGCATCATCGCGGTGACCGATGCGCGTGCACGGCATTTGCTGCAGGCATGTCTGATCGCGGGCATTCCGGTGCCCGAGGAAGTCGCGATCATCGGCATCGACAACGATCCGCTCACGCGTACGCTGACGCGCATTCCGCTGTCGTCGGTGATTCAGGGCACCGAGGAAATGGGCCGCACCGCCGCGCACATCCTGCATCAGATGCTGCACGGCGCGCGTTTTCCGGGCCGTCGCATTCTGGTGCCGCCGGTCGGCATCAACGTGCTCGAATCGACGCGGCATCAGCCGCTCGCGAGTCCCTACGTGATGCGCGCGCGCCATTTCATTCGCCAGTACGCGTGCCAGGGCATCCGCACCGAGCAGGTGGCAGACTATGTAGGCGTGTCGCGTTCGTCGCTCGAAGAGTATTTCCGGCGTGAGCGTCAGTGCACCGTGCATCAGGAGATCCTGCGCCACAAGCTCGACGTCGCGAAGTCCCTGCTCGCGAAACGCGATGCGTCGAGCGCGGAGGTCGCGATTCGTTGCGGCTTCACGTCGCTGCAATATATGTACGCGGTATTTCGCCGCGAACTCGGCTGCACGCCGCGCGAATACCAGGAACGCACGGGCCCGAAGACCAAAGCCGCTGGCTGA